CACGCTTTCGCTTTCCGTCATCCATGTTCCGGGAAAACCCATACTTCTGCGCCTCCAACGCAATGCCCCAAATGTGACTTAGGGGATGTTTCCGCCAAAAAAGCAAAGAAACTGTGTTTATTCAATGTCCCTTCACGTTTAGACATGAAAAACAATCCGAGCAACAATGGCTTACTGTTTCCAATATGGCAAAGATCGCCTTTATCCTGCTGTGCCACAAAGACCCCGATGCGATTATTCAGCAGGCGGAGCAGTTGACGGCTGTCGGCGATTACATGGCGATCCACTTTGACGCCAGCGCCCCGCGCGAGGCTTTCGAGAAAATCAGCGAAGCGCTTGGGGACAATCCCAACGTCACCTTCGCCAAAAAGCGCATCAAATGCGGCTGGGGGGAATGGTCACTGGTGCAGGCGACCCTTCACGCGGTCGAAGCGGCGGTGGAGGCCTTTCCGCGGGCCACGCATTTCTACATGGTCTCGGGTGATTGCATGGCGGTGAAATCGGCCCGCTACGCCAAGAACATTCTTGATCGTGATGACGTGGACTATATCGAAAGTTTCGACTTTTTCGAAAGCGACTGGATCAAGACGGGGATGAAGGAAGAACGGCTGATTTATCGGCATTTCTTTAACGAACGCGCGCATAAACGCATCTTTTATTGGTCGTGGTGGGCACAGCGCAAACTGGGTTTGCAACGCGAAATACCAAGCGACATTCAGGTGATGATCGGCAGCCAGTGGTGGTGCCTGCGCCGCCGCACGGTGGAATGGATTTTGGAGATGACCCGCAAGCGCAAGGACGTCATGCGCTTTTTCCGCACCACATGGATTCCGGACGAAACGTTCTTTCAAACCCTCGTGCGCCACCTTGTGCCCGAACACGAAATCAAGACCCGCACGTTGACATTTCTGATGTTTTCCGACTACGGGATGCCGATCACGTTCTACAACGATCATTACGATCTGCTGCTTAGTCAGGATTTCCTGTTCGCCCGCAAGATCAGCCCCGAAGCCAAGGGCCTGAAGGACCGGTTGGGGCGGCTGTATGCATCCGAGCGCGACGATTTCAAGATATCGGACGAGGGCCGCGACCTGTTCAAGTTCCTGACCGGACGGGGCAGAATCGGGCGCCGCTTTGCCCCGCGATTCTGGGAAACCGAGGCGTCACTGGGCCGCGAACGCGAATTGCTGATTGTCGCCTGCAAGAAATGGCATGTGGCCAAACGCCTGCTGGGGTCGATCAAGCACCATACCGACATCCCGGCAATCGAATACCTGTTCAACGAAGAGGACACGCCTCTGCCTGATCTGGGGGGCATTCAGTCAACGCTGGGCAAGCGCACGCGCCATCGCCGCGCGCTGATGCGGATGTTGTTTGATTACTATGAAACCGACCGGTTGATCATCTGTCTGGACACGGCCAACCTTGATCTGATGCAGGATTTCATGTCGGACCGGTCAACCACGCGGCTGCTGGAGATCGAGTGCGAGTTCAGCGATTCCTATTTGATCGGCCACGCCATGCGGGTCGGGCTGGCGGGCGAACAAACGCCGCCCGAGACGCTGGAACAATTGCTGCCGACGATCCGTTACGACGTGGTCTATGAGAGTGACAAGATCCGCGACGCGAACTTTCCCAATTATCTGCGCTTGCGCGAATTGGGCTCCGTCGATGAAAACGCCGCCACCCTGCGCGAATTTCTGACGGCAACCGACGAGGTCGCGCGCGGGATCGCCCAAACCCCTTATCTTTATGACGACTGAGGTATCCGATGGATCATGTTTACGACCCCGAAAACATCTTTGCGAAAATCCTGCGCGGGGAAATCCCCAACCAGACGGTGTTTGAAAACGATCACGCGCTGGCCTTTCGCGATATCGCCCCGCAAGCGGCGGTGCATGTGCTGGTGATCCCCAAGGGCCCGTATGTCAGCCTTGATCACTTTGCCCGTGACGCCAGCGCCGATGAACAGATCGGGTTCATGCGGGCGGTTGCGGCGGTGTGTGAAAGCGCGGGTGTCGAGGAGGGGTTCCGCGCCATCGCCAACACCCGCCGCCACGGCGTGCAAGAGGTGCCGCACTACCATCTGCATATCCTTGGTGGCCAGCAGTTGGGGCGGATGTTGCCAAAATGAGCGCGACCGCGCCCTGTTATTTCAGCAAGCGGTGAGGCGACGCGCGCTAACACGCGCTGGCCGATACGCTGGCCTTCGGCGAAAGTTATCCTGGAAGAAAAAGCGAAGAAGGTCAGCGCCCCGAGGTGAGCGACAGGAACACGTCCTCGAGGTCGGGGTCTTGCGTTTTCACATCGCGGATCGTGATTCCGGCGCCGCGCACGCGGTCAAGGATCGCATCAGCGGGGGTGGTTTTGGTGCCGTAGGTAAAGACCAGCGCGCCGTCGGCCCGTTGGCTGGCGCTGATGCCGGCGGGCATATCGGGCAGGCTGGCAGGGCTGTCGGGCTGAATCACCATCGTTTTCGTATCCAGCCGTTCCAGCAGGTTCGCCGTGGTGTCGCGCACGACCATGTCGCCGTGGTTGATGATGGCGATCTCGTCGCACATGGCTTCGGCCTCTTCGAGGTAGTGGGTGGTGAGGATGATCGTCATCCCGTCCTCGTTCAGCTTGCGCACATTGGCCCAAAGCAAGTTGCGCAATTCGATATCGACGCCCGCCGTGGGTTCATCAAGCACAAGGATTTGCGGCGAATGCACCAGTGCCTTGCCCAGCAAGAGGCGGCGGCGCATGCCCCCCGAAAGCGAGCGCGCATAGGCATCGGCCTTGTCCGTCAGCCCAATCAGGTCAAGCAGCTCGTCGGTGCGCCGTTGCGATCTGGGCACGCCATAAAGCCCGGCCTGCACATCCAGGCTGCCGCGCGGCGTGAAAAAGGGATCAAGGTTGGGTTCCTGGGGCATGATGCCGATGGCGGCGCGGGACTGGCGCGGGTTTTCATCCTGATCAAAGCCCCAAATTTTCACGCTGCCAGCGGTTTTCACCACCAGACCGGCAAGGATATTGATCAATGTGGACTTGCCGGCGCCGTTCGGCCCAAGCAGCCCGAAAATCGACCCGCGCGGGATGTCGAGGTTGATGTCTTTCAGCGCCTCTTTGGCCGCGGTGCGCCCTGTGGCCGCATATGTCTTGCAAAGGCCTGCGATTTCGATGGCATTGTCCGTCATGGCGCGTCGTTCCCGTCTTGCCCGCAACTGCTGTGGCGTTAGAATGGCTGCAAATGTAACGCGGGCCTATCCCGCGACAAGCCAAAGGTAAATCCCATGACCCGACCCGCCCCCGAGACCAAGATCGTGCATGACTGGCGTGTGGCCTGTGACGGCGGCGATGGCAGCCTTGGCCATCCGCGCGTCTGGCTGCAAATTCCCCAGGATCATGGCTGGGTCGAATGCCCCTATTGTGATGCCAAATACGTGCACAAGGATTTTGAAGGCAAGGTGTGAGCCGCCTTGCGATCCGGCCAGCGACCATCGCGGATTTGGCCGCGTTGCGTGCGGTGTTTGACGCAGCCTATGCGCAGGCCCGCGCCGAGATTGCGGATCTGCCGGATGTGACAGGCGGCTTGGCGGATGATCTGGCGCAGCAGACCTGTTTTGCGGCACTTTGGGACGGCGCGATCGTTGGCGGTTTGGTTCTGGCCCTGCACGGTGATCACGCCCATCTGGTCAATCTGGCGGTGTCGCCTGATCATGGTGGCAAGGGTGTTGCCAAGGCGTTGATCGGTGTGGCCGAAGATGCCTGCCGCGCGGCGGGCCTGCAGGAATTGCGGCTGGCGACACACGTAAAGATGCCGCAGAATGTGGCGATCTATGGTCGGCTGGGCTGGATCGAGACCGGGCGCGACGACCGCAAGGTGATGATGGTAAAACGGCTGACGACCGATGAGGGGGCGACATGACTGCAAAGGCTCGGAAATTTGGCAAAGGCTGTCATCTGCATCTGATCGACGGGTCGGCGTTTATCTTTCGCGCCTATCACGCGCTGCCACCCCTGACGCGTAAATCGGACGGTTTGCCGATTGGCGCGGTATCGGGGTTTTGCAACATGTTGCAGCGCTATGTGGATGGCAATACCGGCAGTGACGTGACCCATGTGGCGGTGATTTTCGACAAGGGCAGCCATACGTTTCGCAATGATATGTATGATCTCTACAAGGCCAACCGCGACGAAATGCCCGAGGATTTGCGCCCGCAGATGCCCCTTACGCGGCGCGCCACGCAGGCCTTTAATATCGCCTGCGAGGAGATGGAGGGATATGAGGCCGATGACATCATCGCCACGCTGGCCTGTCAGGCGCGCGAAGCGGGGGGGCGCTGCACGATCATTTCCAGCGACAAGGACTTGATGCAACTGGTCGGTGACGGGGTTGTCATGCTGGACGCGATGAAAAACCGCGTGATCGACAGCGATGGTGTGATGGAAAAGTTCGGCGTTGGCCCGGACCGCGTCGTCGATGTGCAGGCGCTGGCGGGGGATAGCGTTGACAACGTGCCCGGCGCGCCGGGGATCGGCATCAAGACGGCGGCGTTGCTGATCAACGAATATGGCGATCTGGATACCCTTCTGGCCCGCGCGGGCGAAATCAAGCAACCCAAGCGCCGCGAGAGCCTGATCGAGAACGAGGAACAGATCAGGCTGTCCAAGCGCCTGGTGCAGCTGGATTGCGACACGCCCATCACGTTCACGCTGGACGATCTGGAGGTGCGTGACCCTGATCCGGAGGTGTTGCTGGGGTTTCTGGCCGAAATGGAATTCCGCACGATCGTCAAGCGCATTTCCGACAAGCTGGGTGTTGAGGCCCCCGCCATCCCAGACACCACGCCCGAAGGCGCGAACCCGCCCGCAGGCGAGGTGGAGCAGGTGCCGTTTGACGCCGAGAAATACGAATGGGTCCGCGATGCGGCGGCCCTCAAGGTCTGGATTGATCGCGCTTATGAATTTGGCCGTGTGGCCGTCGATACCGAAACCACCGGCCTGAATGAAATGCGCGTTGATCTGGTAGGTATTTCGCTTTGTGTGAACGCGGGCGAGGCCTGCTATATCCCGCTGATCCACAAGGCGGGTGGTGCTGACGATCTGTTTGGCAGCGATGATCTGGCCGAGGGGCAGATGGGCGCTGAGGAATGTCTGGATATGCTGCGCCCGATGCTTGAGGACGACAGCATTCTGAAAATCGGCCAGAACATGAAATACGACGCCAAGATTTTCCGCCGCAACGGTGTGAATGTGACGCCGTTCGACGACACGATGCTGATGTCTTATGCACTGAATGCGGGCTTGCACAATCACGGGATGGATGCGCTGAGCGAACGCTACCTGAGCCATACGCCGATCCCGATCAAGCCGCTGTTGGGAACGGGCAAATCGGCCATCACCTTTGATCGGGTGCCGGTGGACGAGGCGGTGAAATATGCCGCCGAGGATGCCGATATCACCCTGCGTCTGTGGCAGGCGTTCAAACCGCAGTTGCACCTTCAGCAGGTGACAACGGTTTATGAAACCCTTGAACGGCCCCTGTCGCCCGTGCTGGCCACGATGGAGATGCACGGCATCAAGGTTGACCGTGACACCCTGTCGCGCATGTCCAACGCATTCGCGCAGAAAATGGCGGGGCTTGAGGCGGAAATTCATGAACTCGCAGGGCGGTCGTTCAACGTGGGATCGCCCAAGCAGTTGGGCGAAATCCTGTTTGACGAGATGGGCCTTGAGGGTGGCAAGAAGGGCAAGACCGGCGCCTATGCCACGGGCGCGGACGTGCTTGAGGATCTGGCGACGGAACATGATCTGCCCGCGCGGGTGCTGGACTGGCGGCAGTTGTCAAAGCTGAAATCGACCTACACGGACGCGCTACAGGACCATATCAACCCCGATACGGGCCGCGTGCATACATCTTATGTGCAGACGGGCGCGAATACGGGCCGCTTGGCCTCGACCGATCCGAACCTGCAAAACATCCCCGTGCGCACCGAGGAAGGGCGGCGTATCCGCGAGGCATTCGTTGCGGAAGAAGGCAAATTGCTGGTTTCGCTTGATTATTCCCAGATCGAATTGCGCATTCTGGCCCATGTGGCGGGCATTGATGCGCTGAAACAGGCCTTTCGCGATGGGCATGACATTCACGCCATGACCGCCTCGGAAATGTTCGACGTGCCGCTGGAGGACATGACGCCGGATGTGCGCCGCAAGGCCAAGGCGATCAATTTCGGGGTGATTTACGGGATTTCCGGCTTTGGTCTGGCGCGCAATCTGCGCATTCCACGCAGCGAGGCGCAGGGATTCATCGACCGCTATTTCGAACGTTTCCCCGGTATTCGCACCTATATGGACGATACGGTGAAATTCGCGCGCGACAACGGCTATGTGCAGACCCTGTTTGGCCGCAAGATCCACACACCCGAGATCAATGCGAAGGGGCCGGGCGCAGGCTTTGCCAAACGCGCGGCGATCAACGCGCCCATCCAAGGCACGGCGGCCGATGTGATCCGCCGCGCGATGATCCGGATGGACGATGCAATCGCCGGTCAGCCCGCCAAGATGCTGCTACAGGTCCACGACGAACTGGTGTTCGAAGTGGACAAGGCGGCCGCTGACGACCTGATCGCCGCAGCCCGCGAGGTCATGGAAAATGCGGCTGATCCGGCGGTGAAATTCGACGTTCCGTTGGTCGTTGACGCAGGGACTGGCGACACATGGGCCGAGGCGCATTAACGCCTGCTATGGGGGACGAAGCGGGCACGGGCGGCAGCGAAGCGAATGGCTGCTGTCAACTCAGCGGGCGAATTGGCAGTCCAACTGGACCTCGTAGCGCCTTGGCGAACTCGGCCTCAGTTGGACTGCCACACGTTCATTGTGCGTGATGTAAGAGTCCGATTCAAAACTAACCCTGCCTTTTCATTGCTTTGCGAGATGGCGAGTGACGCGGCGAATCCGGGAGATTATCACCCACGTCTTGGCGCTGACGCTGGATTTTCCCCGGTCCTTTGACAATCGGCGGCACCGCCCCACCCATGCGCGGGTGCGCTCGACAACGCAACGGCGGGGCAAGACCTCCCGACCGTTTGCGGCGTCGAAGCGTTTGACGATCTGCACGGTCCTGCGCCCGATCGCCTTCAGCGGTCATGCAATTTGGCGTATCCGCGTTGGCGAAAATGTGGCGCAGCATCGGTAACGCGCGGCGACAGCTTTGAGCACATCCGGCGCGCCGTCACGCGCGCGGATCCCGGCGCTGTGGACCTTGCGGCCAACAGCACATCCGACCGTGTCAGTCACGATATGGCGCTTGCGCTCCGTGGTCCTCTTGCCCGCGTCATACCCTCGAACCCCGCACCGTGGAGACCGGCGGGAAATCGTCGGGCAACACGCGCCATTGGCGCCTGGCCCTCGCGATATACGGAATCGCATCGCGCACATCGCGAAAACTGTCGTGCGACAGTAGCCGGTCGACTTGCCTAGTGGCAGCAAGGGCTTGAGTAACCGCCACCCCGCATGGTCACCTCACACGCATATCTGAAACCAGTCGCGGCACGCCGAACCGTCGTTAGATCGGACCAATGTGAAACGGGCCCGTAGCGGGCCAAACCTTTGCCGATTTCACGTGCCTTGGCCAAAATCGTCGGCTCACCTGGCTCCGCTTGCCAACCGGCACTTTTTCCACGACCGGACCGGTGTCTACTTGGCCTCACGGGGTTTTTGGCAACTCAAATGTGCCAATAGATCCAGACAACGCGGATCGGTGATCGAGTAATTGATCTGCAGGCCATCTTTCTCACCCTCGACCAACCCGTCCCGCCGCATTTTGGCCAGATGCTGCGAAATCGCCGATTGCGACAGTCCCACGACCGCGCAAAGCTCGGATACCGAGGCCTTGCCGGAAGAAAGCCGACACAGGATCAGCAACCGGCTTTTGTTGGACATCAGTTTGAGCAGCCCGGCGACTTCCTCGGCGCGGGCTTGCAGATCTGCCAAGGCGTGGTTTTGGAACTGCGACATAAAAGCATATCAATCCGGTTGACACTAATTCAGCAATAGCTAATTTAGATTTTGCTAATATTTCTGTCAACTGCCGATTCCGCTACGCCGTCTTCCCGCTCACAACACCCGACGCTGAAAGCTCTGCCATGTTCAAGCCCTTACTCCTTTCCCTATTTCTTGCCACGCCTGCCCTGTCCCAAACCGCGCCGGTTCTCGAGGTCACGACCACCATGATCGCCGACCGCAAGGCGGTGTTCGCCACGGTTGAAAGCGTCGACACCCTGACCGCACGGACTCGCATCGGCGGCACCATCGCGCAACTGATGGTCGATGAGGGCGACAGGGTCGCAGCGGGCGATGTGCTGGCGCTGGTGGTCAATGATCAGATGGCTCCGCAGATCGCCTCTGCCAATTCGCAAGCCGATGCGCTCAAGGCCGAACTGGTCCAGGCCCGCGAAGACCTGACCCGCGCCGAGGACCTTTTTGAACGTGGTATCGTCGCGCAGACCCGGCTGGATCAGGCGCAGACCGCAG
This portion of the Octadecabacter sp. SW4 genome encodes:
- a CDS encoding DUF5928 domain-containing protein → MAKIAFILLCHKDPDAIIQQAEQLTAVGDYMAIHFDASAPREAFEKISEALGDNPNVTFAKKRIKCGWGEWSLVQATLHAVEAAVEAFPRATHFYMVSGDCMAVKSARYAKNILDRDDVDYIESFDFFESDWIKTGMKEERLIYRHFFNERAHKRIFYWSWWAQRKLGLQREIPSDIQVMIGSQWWCLRRRTVEWILEMTRKRKDVMRFFRTTWIPDETFFQTLVRHLVPEHEIKTRTLTFLMFSDYGMPITFYNDHYDLLLSQDFLFARKISPEAKGLKDRLGRLYASERDDFKISDEGRDLFKFLTGRGRIGRRFAPRFWETEASLGRERELLIVACKKWHVAKRLLGSIKHHTDIPAIEYLFNEEDTPLPDLGGIQSTLGKRTRHRRALMRMLFDYYETDRLIICLDTANLDLMQDFMSDRSTTRLLEIECEFSDSYLIGHAMRVGLAGEQTPPETLEQLLPTIRYDVVYESDKIRDANFPNYLRLRELGSVDENAATLREFLTATDEVARGIAQTPYLYDD
- a CDS encoding HIT domain-containing protein, producing MDHVYDPENIFAKILRGEIPNQTVFENDHALAFRDIAPQAAVHVLVIPKGPYVSLDHFARDASADEQIGFMRAVAAVCESAGVEEGFRAIANTRRHGVQEVPHYHLHILGGQQLGRMLPK
- a CDS encoding ABC transporter ATP-binding protein yields the protein MTDNAIEIAGLCKTYAATGRTAAKEALKDINLDIPRGSIFGLLGPNGAGKSTLINILAGLVVKTAGSVKIWGFDQDENPRQSRAAIGIMPQEPNLDPFFTPRGSLDVQAGLYGVPRSQRRTDELLDLIGLTDKADAYARSLSGGMRRRLLLGKALVHSPQILVLDEPTAGVDIELRNLLWANVRKLNEDGMTIILTTHYLEEAEAMCDEIAIINHGDMVVRDTTANLLERLDTKTMVIQPDSPASLPDMPAGISASQRADGALVFTYGTKTTPADAILDRVRGAGITIRDVKTQDPDLEDVFLSLTSGR
- a CDS encoding zinc-finger domain-containing protein, translated to MTRPAPETKIVHDWRVACDGGDGSLGHPRVWLQIPQDHGWVECPYCDAKYVHKDFEGKV
- a CDS encoding GNAT family N-acetyltransferase, yielding MSRLAIRPATIADLAALRAVFDAAYAQARAEIADLPDVTGGLADDLAQQTCFAALWDGAIVGGLVLALHGDHAHLVNLAVSPDHGGKGVAKALIGVAEDACRAAGLQELRLATHVKMPQNVAIYGRLGWIETGRDDRKVMMVKRLTTDEGAT
- the polA gene encoding DNA polymerase I, producing the protein MTAKARKFGKGCHLHLIDGSAFIFRAYHALPPLTRKSDGLPIGAVSGFCNMLQRYVDGNTGSDVTHVAVIFDKGSHTFRNDMYDLYKANRDEMPEDLRPQMPLTRRATQAFNIACEEMEGYEADDIIATLACQAREAGGRCTIISSDKDLMQLVGDGVVMLDAMKNRVIDSDGVMEKFGVGPDRVVDVQALAGDSVDNVPGAPGIGIKTAALLINEYGDLDTLLARAGEIKQPKRRESLIENEEQIRLSKRLVQLDCDTPITFTLDDLEVRDPDPEVLLGFLAEMEFRTIVKRISDKLGVEAPAIPDTTPEGANPPAGEVEQVPFDAEKYEWVRDAAALKVWIDRAYEFGRVAVDTETTGLNEMRVDLVGISLCVNAGEACYIPLIHKAGGADDLFGSDDLAEGQMGAEECLDMLRPMLEDDSILKIGQNMKYDAKIFRRNGVNVTPFDDTMLMSYALNAGLHNHGMDALSERYLSHTPIPIKPLLGTGKSAITFDRVPVDEAVKYAAEDADITLRLWQAFKPQLHLQQVTTVYETLERPLSPVLATMEMHGIKVDRDTLSRMSNAFAQKMAGLEAEIHELAGRSFNVGSPKQLGEILFDEMGLEGGKKGKTGAYATGADVLEDLATEHDLPARVLDWRQLSKLKSTYTDALQDHINPDTGRVHTSYVQTGANTGRLASTDPNLQNIPVRTEEGRRIREAFVAEEGKLLVSLDYSQIELRILAHVAGIDALKQAFRDGHDIHAMTASEMFDVPLEDMTPDVRRKAKAINFGVIYGISGFGLARNLRIPRSEAQGFIDRYFERFPGIRTYMDDTVKFARDNGYVQTLFGRKIHTPEINAKGPGAGFAKRAAINAPIQGTAADVIRRAMIRMDDAIAGQPAKMLLQVHDELVFEVDKAAADDLIAAAREVMENAADPAVKFDVPLVVDAGTGDTWAEAH
- a CDS encoding helix-turn-helix transcriptional regulator, with the protein product MSQFQNHALADLQARAEEVAGLLKLMSNKSRLLILCRLSSGKASVSELCAVVGLSQSAISQHLAKMRRDGLVEGEKDGLQINYSITDPRCLDLLAHLSCQKPREAK